Within Plasmodium coatneyi strain Hackeri chromosome 14, complete sequence, the genomic segment TCATGTGTACCTCTgtttgaatttttcatttaaccCGTTCATGTGCCTCATGCCGCTTTTTACAGGTTTTGGCCGTTGGTCCAGGAAGGATAACGAGCAATGGAAGCAAAGTCCCCCCCAGTGTGAAGGAAGGCGATGTGGTTGTTTTGCCTGAATATGGCGgttcttccttaaaaatcgatggggaagaattttttgtcTACAGGGATGATGACATAGTTGGCATTATCAAAGACCAGTAGGAACAAGTTGCATGAGCAACGCATTACAGCGGCGCCTACTTGTAATGGGCCCGTTTCTGCAACGGCCGGAAGTGTGCATATTACTTATTTACGTAACAATTTTGAATATCCCCATTTAGCATTTTTAACGTTGATTGTGTTTGTGGAtaactgcatttttttctttcaaacTATTCGTTTTGTTCGTAAATATTGTTATAATGGGAACATGCACAATTGCTAAAATGTGGAAAGTTAATCATACGTACTTTTTTCCGAAGTGGGCT encodes:
- a CDS encoding 10 kDa chaperonin codes for the protein MSSTVAKKFIPLMDRILISKIVPKTTTKSGLFLPESATEPSYTGKVLAVGPGRITSNGSKVPPSVKEGDVVVLPEYGGSSLKIDGEEFFVYRDDDIVGIIKDQ